Proteins encoded together in one Marispirochaeta sp. window:
- a CDS encoding branched-chain amino acid transport system II carrier protein has translation MQKRSLLPLGVIAVISAAMFSSHFGVGDLIFPPILGRDMGTNWHVAALGYMLINSVGVWLAYLACAHQNKSLTGIASGILGKIGGKIYTAIPILITVFFILPRVSSATHEMAIAPLLPQVPLWVTLALFFLLSLYIAATRAKVIDKIGKVLAPALIIFVVILAVKGIFTPLQSPQASAPAPLKEGMLNAYNTMNAIAALLFGGWVLHELNIRNITTKEDKDINLNVIGILTAVLLGITSTVLVYLGASSGAAFPEASIGVLSTEIANGLLGTTGLFSFAIIMTLSCLTTAAAIISMAGDMFSEMTGGKLKYRPVVIAATIAGFVLGLVGLSRIVNYTVPWLVLLYPSIVVIILSSLYYHFDRIKHAVTAGVALALLFGLGDMLSFYGMTTNPISQLSSAMPLGKHGLGWVLPVLLVMLLTWLSLRLRAALTSSGKDA, from the coding sequence ATGCAGAAAAGATCCTTACTGCCTCTCGGTGTAATCGCTGTCATCTCGGCGGCTATGTTCTCATCCCACTTCGGTGTCGGTGATTTGATTTTTCCCCCGATACTTGGAAGAGACATGGGAACTAACTGGCATGTAGCCGCCCTGGGCTACATGCTGATCAACAGCGTCGGGGTATGGCTTGCCTACCTGGCCTGTGCCCATCAAAACAAATCATTGACCGGGATTGCAAGCGGGATCCTGGGAAAAATCGGCGGGAAAATTTACACCGCCATTCCCATACTTATAACCGTTTTCTTTATCCTTCCCCGGGTTTCCAGTGCGACACACGAGATGGCGATCGCCCCTCTGCTGCCGCAGGTCCCTTTGTGGGTCACCCTGGCGCTGTTTTTTCTGCTCAGCCTCTATATTGCCGCGACCAGGGCAAAGGTAATAGATAAGATAGGTAAAGTCCTCGCTCCGGCCCTTATCATATTTGTTGTTATTCTCGCGGTAAAAGGAATCTTCACGCCTCTCCAGTCTCCTCAGGCTTCCGCGCCTGCGCCATTGAAAGAGGGCATGCTGAACGCGTATAACACCATGAATGCGATCGCGGCACTGCTCTTCGGCGGCTGGGTACTGCACGAGTTGAACATTCGTAACATTACGACAAAAGAAGACAAGGACATAAACCTCAACGTGATCGGGATATTGACCGCGGTCCTCCTGGGAATAACATCAACGGTGCTGGTCTACCTGGGAGCATCCTCCGGAGCAGCATTCCCCGAGGCTTCTATCGGGGTTCTGTCAACCGAAATTGCCAACGGACTGCTGGGAACAACAGGGCTGTTCAGTTTCGCGATAATTATGACCCTGAGTTGTTTAACAACAGCGGCGGCAATTATTTCCATGGCAGGAGACATGTTTTCCGAGATGACCGGAGGCAAACTGAAATATCGGCCTGTTGTTATTGCTGCGACTATCGCCGGATTCGTACTGGGACTGGTAGGATTAAGCAGAATTGTCAACTATACCGTCCCCTGGCTGGTTCTGCTGTATCCTTCAATCGTAGTCATTATACTCAGCAGTCTCTACTATCACTTTGACAGAATAAAACATGCCGTAACTGCCGGGGTCGCTCTGGCCTTACTCTTTGGTCTGGGAGATATGCTTTCTTTCTACGGTATGACCACTAATCCCATCAGTCAGCTTTCCAGTGCCATGCCCCTTGGAAAACACGGACTGGGATGGGTTCTGCCTGTTCTGCTTGTAATGCTTTTAACCTGGCTTAGCCTGAGACTTCGCGCAGCCCTTACCAGTTCCGGGAAGGATGCATGA
- a CDS encoding ABC transporter ATP-binding protein has protein sequence MNLVLEKLRFSYIRGEPVLRDVSLSVRPGGVTGIVGPNASGKSTLLKCIAGIISPEGRILFDGKEHAPADTFWSERIGFLPQENSTYAALTVFETVLLGRLHTLAWRAGSEDIQAAMAILMKLGLENLALRSLNELSGGQRQMVFLAQTFAGDPRLLLLDEPTNWLDIPHQMGILSRVKSYVQEKQATALVVLHDLNLATRYCDELVVLDRGTIYSSGALDDVVNPRMLEDVYRVHGDVYEDCSGCRQISFIGPMENKIAEGAYL, from the coding sequence ATGAATCTGGTTCTTGAGAAATTGCGGTTTTCCTATATCCGCGGCGAACCGGTTCTTCGCGATGTTTCGTTATCGGTTCGGCCCGGCGGAGTCACAGGGATTGTCGGCCCCAATGCTTCGGGAAAATCGACGCTTTTAAAATGTATAGCCGGAATTATCAGCCCGGAAGGGCGGATTCTTTTTGACGGAAAAGAACATGCGCCTGCCGATACTTTTTGGTCCGAACGAATCGGGTTTCTTCCCCAGGAGAACAGTACCTATGCGGCATTAACGGTTTTTGAAACGGTTCTTCTCGGCAGGCTGCATACCCTTGCCTGGAGGGCCGGATCGGAAGATATTCAGGCGGCGATGGCTATCCTGATGAAACTGGGACTTGAAAATCTTGCTTTACGTTCTCTGAATGAACTCAGCGGCGGGCAGCGGCAGATGGTCTTTCTCGCTCAGACTTTTGCCGGGGACCCAAGGCTTCTTTTGCTTGATGAGCCGACCAACTGGCTTGATATTCCTCATCAGATGGGAATTCTCTCCCGGGTTAAGTCCTATGTACAGGAGAAACAGGCTACCGCCCTTGTTGTGCTTCACGATTTGAATCTGGCGACGCGGTACTGCGATGAACTCGTAGTACTGGACAGGGGTACCATCTACAGCAGCGGGGCGCTCGATGATGTAGTTAATCCCCGCATGCTGGAAGATGTCTATCGTGTCCACGGAGATGTTTATGAGGATTGCAGCGGCTGCCGGCAGATCAGTTTTATCGGTCCGATGGAAAATAAAATAGCTGAAGGGGCTTATCTGTAA
- a CDS encoding MucBP domain-containing protein, whose protein sequence is MRILILLISLLITPLFGEVEAKLSGSWDTLLAVRTNDSGEFLAAKNRLQPELEAFAGEFYFRTTINAEYNDRTPSETEVSIKEAYGEYTGTRFDLRAGRQIIVWGKADGVQITDIVSPKDRSQAVTLDYEDTRLPVNALKARFFGTTYTIEAIWIPFYTADAYPENSDNPLTGLIFPEEVDFGSGPQEVSCLTAEGSLPDSISDSEIGLRGSLYLPAADISFSLFSGWDNSPAYTMEINGSTITLTPDYSRIWMTGIDAAIPMGPVILRTESAWISGRSFSRTNPLESPVRTDQIKALAGIDWNPGGGWNLTGQYIEDIIPDYINYISREKRKSSATVNISKTLLRETLELSAFAVLGLQDLDSYSSCQAEYAFSDEFHLTTGGNFYMEGPDKEGEYGAYKELSSVWIRGTFSF, encoded by the coding sequence GTGAGAATCCTGATTCTCCTCATCTCCTTGCTCATCACTCCTCTCTTCGGCGAGGTGGAGGCGAAACTCTCCGGTTCCTGGGATACCCTTCTGGCTGTCCGCACCAATGACTCGGGAGAGTTCCTGGCAGCGAAAAACCGACTGCAGCCGGAACTTGAGGCCTTTGCCGGGGAGTTCTATTTTCGAACGACCATCAACGCCGAGTATAACGACCGCACTCCTTCCGAGACTGAAGTCTCAATCAAAGAGGCATATGGTGAGTACACGGGAACCCGCTTCGATCTGCGGGCAGGTCGGCAGATCATCGTCTGGGGTAAAGCCGACGGGGTTCAGATCACCGACATTGTGTCTCCCAAAGATCGTTCCCAGGCAGTCACCCTTGATTACGAGGACACCCGGCTGCCTGTCAATGCTCTCAAAGCCCGCTTCTTCGGCACAACCTACACCATTGAAGCAATCTGGATCCCTTTCTATACCGCTGATGCTTATCCTGAAAACAGCGACAATCCGTTGACAGGACTCATATTTCCGGAAGAAGTCGACTTCGGTTCAGGCCCTCAGGAGGTATCCTGTCTGACAGCAGAAGGCTCCCTGCCCGACTCCATCTCCGACAGTGAGATCGGCCTGAGGGGGTCCCTCTATCTCCCGGCAGCAGACATTTCGTTCTCCCTTTTCAGCGGCTGGGACAACTCACCGGCATATACCATGGAGATAAACGGTTCAACCATTACTCTTACCCCCGACTACTCCCGCATCTGGATGACCGGGATAGACGCTGCTATACCCATGGGTCCGGTAATACTTCGGACGGAGTCAGCCTGGATCAGCGGCCGCAGCTTCAGCCGGACAAATCCCCTTGAATCCCCTGTACGGACAGATCAAATAAAGGCCCTGGCCGGTATCGACTGGAACCCCGGCGGCGGCTGGAATCTGACAGGGCAATATATCGAGGACATCATTCCCGATTACATCAATTATATCTCCCGGGAGAAACGCAAGAGCTCTGCAACCGTAAACATCTCGAAAACCCTGCTGCGGGAGACCCTTGAGCTCTCTGCTTTCGCAGTTTTAGGACTGCAGGACCTCGATTCTTACAGCTCATGTCAGGCTGAGTACGCCTTCAGCGATGAATTCCATCTGACTACAGGCGGCAATTTCTATATGGAAGGGCCCGACAAAGAGGGAGAGTACGGGGCTTATAAAGAGCTCTCCTCCGTCTGGATCAGGGGAACCTTCAGCTTCTGA
- a CDS encoding class I SAM-dependent methyltransferase has product MTQFDDSVWLAEWETLHDRRYSGLRTDSSEREYWSMRARDFSESRRTDGFGYGKKVCEKLMGKALSPDSVVLDVGAGPGTFVVPFAPRVRRIDGLEPAPGMVSEMKKNAEKEGLKDYGIIEKSWEEVDFCEEYDLVISSLVLFVFRDIWRQILRLERASRGYCAIVTGTGTSRCPDDLWSNVMGGTPFPWSSDTEYPLIFNLLRSRKRIPNVGIIEYTSRRLLENKVRHRSLCFQRYAELSEEMEDMIRNYYTKRSRDGYVEETSKAAIIWWKKPQ; this is encoded by the coding sequence ATGACACAATTTGACGATTCGGTCTGGCTTGCAGAATGGGAAACCCTTCATGACCGGCGATATTCGGGGCTCAGGACAGATAGCAGCGAACGGGAGTACTGGAGCATGCGGGCCCGGGACTTTTCCGAATCGAGGCGGACCGACGGATTCGGCTACGGGAAAAAGGTTTGTGAGAAACTCATGGGAAAAGCGCTCTCCCCCGATTCCGTTGTGCTCGATGTAGGAGCAGGGCCCGGAACCTTTGTCGTGCCTTTTGCTCCCCGGGTCCGTCGGATCGATGGGCTGGAACCTGCCCCGGGTATGGTTTCGGAAATGAAAAAGAATGCCGAAAAGGAAGGGCTAAAGGATTACGGAATTATAGAAAAATCCTGGGAAGAGGTGGATTTCTGCGAGGAATACGATCTGGTTATAAGTTCCCTGGTCCTTTTCGTATTTCGTGATATTTGGCGGCAGATCCTGCGCCTGGAACGGGCCTCCCGCGGATATTGCGCCATTGTAACAGGGACCGGAACCAGCCGGTGTCCCGACGACTTATGGTCGAATGTCATGGGCGGAACTCCCTTCCCCTGGAGTTCCGATACGGAATATCCTCTTATTTTCAATCTGCTGCGAAGCAGGAAAAGGATTCCCAACGTCGGCATAATAGAATACACCTCCCGGCGCCTGCTGGAGAACAAAGTCAGGCACAGGTCTCTCTGTTTTCAGCGCTATGCGGAGCTATCTGAAGAAATGGAGGATATGATCAGGAATTATTATACAAAAAGAAGCCGCGACGGGTATGTCGAGGAGACGAGTAAGGCTGCAATCATCTGGTGGAAAAAGCCGCAGTGA
- a CDS encoding outer membrane lipoprotein-sorting protein codes for MKRITPVFNRRIFLTVLLLSAATTLYSEIISGEEIMRRVDNRYTGETGKNLTTITLINKRGNSRVREIVSYTKDYGDTEKNVMVFQQPRDVAGVGYLAYSYDEIGKDDDTWLFLPAMKRSRRISGSSRNDYFMGTDFTYDDMGDRKVEEDTHSYEGEDQIDGSPCWIVESVPRESGYIYSRRVTWIRQDVLIPVKVEYYDRQGELQKVLNASDIVKIDGVWTVQRMEMNNIQQEHRTILEFRQIQYNLPVEDSFFSVATLERGRIR; via the coding sequence ATGAAAAGGATTACCCCGGTATTCAATCGCCGGATATTTCTTACCGTTCTGCTGCTCTCTGCAGCAACAACCCTCTATTCCGAGATAATCAGCGGAGAGGAAATCATGCGCCGTGTGGACAACCGCTACACAGGAGAAACCGGTAAAAACCTCACCACCATAACACTCATCAATAAGCGCGGGAACAGCAGGGTACGGGAAATAGTCTCGTACACAAAAGACTACGGCGACACCGAGAAGAATGTAATGGTCTTTCAGCAACCGCGGGACGTAGCAGGAGTCGGCTACCTGGCCTACTCCTACGATGAGATCGGCAAAGACGATGATACATGGCTCTTTCTGCCGGCCATGAAACGCTCCCGACGCATCTCCGGTTCATCCCGAAACGACTACTTTATGGGAACCGACTTCACTTACGACGATATGGGAGACCGAAAAGTGGAAGAAGATACTCATAGTTACGAAGGAGAAGACCAGATTGACGGCAGCCCCTGCTGGATCGTTGAATCTGTGCCCAGAGAATCCGGGTATATCTATTCACGCCGGGTAACATGGATACGCCAGGATGTATTAATCCCGGTCAAAGTGGAGTATTACGACCGTCAGGGAGAACTCCAGAAGGTCCTTAATGCTTCAGATATCGTAAAGATCGATGGAGTCTGGACAGTACAGCGCATGGAGATGAATAATATCCAGCAAGAACACCGCACAATTCTGGAATTCAGACAGATACAGTACAACCTCCCCGTTGAAGACTCCTTTTTCAGCGTAGCAACCCTGGAACGGGGGAGGATTCGGTGA
- a CDS encoding class I SAM-dependent methyltransferase: MTSIEKHPVDWAGVWRSMTEEVARKSTVEYWNSRAADYNDYILSSGFDHGRSALRIIQEEGILIKNDKALDIAAGPGSLSIPLAETGFNVTALEPSDTMGEYLVENAFRKGLDSIELVLSTWQDVDISPWRDSFDLVICSQALWHFPDLMDQVVRMEEVSRGWCGVLLGVDDEPEFADLYRALGLRDEEPDRFLIFFNLLYSHGRFADVRTFQTVMKRSKGSAFSMWEKCAEKFGTLSAADKKNISNHIERCTVDGLYTTTNTMALIWWPVNA, translated from the coding sequence ATGACCAGTATAGAAAAACATCCCGTTGATTGGGCGGGCGTCTGGAGATCTATGACTGAAGAAGTAGCACGGAAAAGCACCGTAGAATACTGGAACAGCAGAGCGGCAGATTATAACGACTACATTCTTTCAAGCGGGTTTGATCATGGTCGTTCGGCCTTGCGCATAATTCAGGAGGAGGGCATTCTTATCAAGAACGACAAAGCCCTGGATATTGCCGCCGGACCGGGATCGCTTTCCATTCCCCTCGCTGAAACGGGATTTAACGTAACCGCCCTGGAGCCTTCCGACACTATGGGTGAATACCTTGTGGAAAATGCATTTCGGAAAGGTCTTGATTCTATCGAACTTGTATTAAGTACCTGGCAGGATGTCGACATTTCTCCCTGGAGGGATTCCTTCGATCTTGTGATATGTTCCCAGGCTCTCTGGCATTTCCCCGATCTCATGGATCAGGTTGTGCGGATGGAAGAGGTTTCCCGAGGATGGTGCGGGGTTCTGTTGGGCGTCGATGACGAACCGGAGTTCGCGGACCTGTACCGGGCGCTCGGTTTGCGCGACGAGGAGCCGGACCGGTTTCTCATCTTTTTCAATCTGCTCTATTCCCATGGACGATTCGCGGATGTTCGCACGTTTCAGACGGTTATGAAAAGGAGTAAAGGCTCGGCTTTTTCGATGTGGGAGAAATGCGCGGAAAAGTTTGGTACACTCTCGGCGGCAGATAAAAAAAATATCAGTAATCATATCGAGAGGTGTACCGTCGACGGGCTCTATACTACGACAAACACAATGGCCCTTATCTGGTGGCCGGTCAACGCATGA
- a CDS encoding DeoR/GlpR family DNA-binding transcription regulator, producing MNDNSRPLQPERFLKIQEFLSTRHTVKVSELSRELNVSENTIRRDLIALEDAGICFRTKGGAGLLQSSVSGATFSRRLSQNRGVKSALARASAALVQSGDTVIIGSGTTAYEIAVKLCEMEHITVITSSLEAAQILTGLPELTLILSGGIVHGPSRSMVGSPAENFFDTVNADILFLSVKGVSIEKGLTDHTMVEASVKQRMINCAKRVILIADSSKLEQTALSYVCDLSVVDNLITDEHANPAFLEALRKRGIGIIQVSAKG from the coding sequence ATGAACGATAACTCCAGGCCGCTTCAGCCTGAACGCTTTCTCAAAATCCAGGAGTTTCTGTCAACCCGGCATACGGTAAAGGTCTCCGAACTCAGTCGGGAGCTCAATGTATCGGAGAACACGATCCGGCGGGATCTTATTGCCCTGGAGGATGCCGGAATCTGTTTTCGCACCAAGGGCGGTGCCGGACTTCTGCAGTCCAGTGTTTCCGGGGCTACTTTTTCCCGTCGTCTGAGTCAGAACCGGGGAGTCAAGAGCGCTCTGGCAAGAGCCTCTGCCGCACTGGTACAGAGCGGAGATACCGTGATTATCGGGTCTGGTACTACCGCCTATGAAATTGCCGTGAAACTCTGCGAAATGGAACATATCACCGTTATTACCTCGTCCCTGGAAGCCGCGCAGATTCTCACGGGGCTTCCGGAACTTACCCTGATCCTTTCCGGCGGCATAGTTCACGGTCCTTCCCGTTCGATGGTCGGATCTCCCGCGGAGAATTTTTTCGATACCGTCAACGCGGATATTTTGTTCCTTTCGGTCAAAGGTGTCTCCATCGAGAAAGGACTCACCGACCATACCATGGTGGAGGCATCGGTAAAGCAGCGGATGATCAACTGTGCCAAGCGGGTGATTCTGATTGCAGACAGCAGCAAACTGGAGCAGACAGCATTAAGTTATGTCTGCGATTTATCTGTTGTTGACAACCTGATTACCGATGAGCACGCGAACCCGGCTTTTCTTGAAGCTCTGCGAAAGCGGGGAATCGGGATTATTCAGGTCTCAGCAAAGGGCTAG
- a CDS encoding MMPL family transporter: protein MKLSRINRWFRTIGILQLRYRRLLLLFLTLMTVIAATGLSRVTMESSNSGWFEKADAIEVATQEFEERFGNNENIGILVEAEDVFAPEVLTMIRNLGDELLARVPYADEITSLTELEISLGTEEGIEVINPLEDGIPSDPEELEAIKKLVLSRQAVVNKLVSDDATETWISLSLREFPEEEEWAETGLDPLYETGEVAISVITDPRWQSDAYTIKAAGMPYTETEEKDFMAREASLRVLSGFVVMILLLAVFLRSLRGVLVPVFTTAAGIMVVFGCMGWLKIGVDSMLMTLPLLLGMALSVGYSIHLVNAFKQVFSRTGDRKAAAVSAVEKTGWPILFTVFTTMGSMASFAIIGIKPIRWLGLSCAAVVLTVFVYVFTLIPILMSFGKDRPRKKLRKTDHTTGTEAFFSTLGEWVLRRRRGVSVFFIVAALIALPGFSRINVNVDGFEFMGLKVPYIQRVYSIATSKLGSYLTYNITFKFDEPDAIKDPEVLRRFEMILDRVGEFELTKKSAGVPKIFSILDIVKEMNQTLNEDDPACYDVPDGRDMIAQLLFLYEISGGTKTYKWVDEEYSLLRGQVNVSRFDSSEISYELEQIEAMAEELIPEADLAVVGSAVRFAAMNDKIVIGELKSFLAALFIIAILLALVFTSITTGLIGLIPNITPVIAIGGVMGYFDFQLDMMTMVIMPMLLGIAVDDTIHFINQIKYEFEITGDYHTAIINAFAGIGKTLAMTTVILSFSFGAYAFSTVQTLHHVGLLAPLGLITALVADYLMTPALIIITKPFGQEFINLPGPEETENREPVLTKET, encoded by the coding sequence ATGAAACTCAGCAGGATAAACCGATGGTTCCGGACTATCGGGATTCTCCAGTTACGCTATCGCCGGCTGCTCCTGCTGTTTCTCACGCTGATGACGGTCATCGCTGCAACAGGCCTCAGCCGTGTAACAATGGAGAGTTCAAACAGCGGCTGGTTTGAGAAGGCCGATGCCATCGAGGTAGCTACACAAGAATTCGAAGAACGCTTCGGCAACAATGAAAACATCGGGATTCTGGTAGAAGCAGAAGATGTATTTGCCCCGGAAGTCCTCACAATGATCCGCAATCTGGGAGATGAACTTCTTGCCAGAGTTCCCTATGCCGATGAGATTACCTCTCTTACGGAACTTGAGATTTCTCTGGGTACGGAAGAAGGAATAGAAGTCATAAATCCCCTGGAAGACGGGATTCCTTCAGATCCTGAGGAACTGGAAGCCATCAAAAAACTTGTTCTTTCCCGGCAGGCAGTGGTAAACAAACTGGTTTCAGATGACGCTACTGAAACCTGGATCAGTCTTTCGTTACGAGAATTCCCCGAAGAAGAGGAGTGGGCAGAAACCGGACTTGACCCCCTCTATGAAACCGGAGAGGTAGCGATCAGTGTAATAACCGATCCCCGCTGGCAGAGCGATGCCTATACCATAAAGGCCGCCGGAATGCCATATACCGAGACAGAAGAGAAGGATTTTATGGCCCGGGAAGCATCCTTACGGGTACTAAGCGGCTTTGTTGTAATGATACTCCTCCTGGCAGTGTTTCTGCGTTCCCTGCGTGGAGTTCTGGTGCCGGTATTCACTACCGCTGCAGGCATTATGGTAGTATTCGGCTGCATGGGATGGCTGAAAATCGGGGTGGATTCCATGCTGATGACCTTGCCGCTGCTGTTGGGAATGGCCCTTTCGGTAGGCTACTCGATCCATCTGGTAAACGCCTTTAAACAGGTCTTTTCCAGAACCGGCGACCGGAAGGCTGCGGCTGTCAGCGCCGTGGAGAAAACCGGCTGGCCAATTCTTTTTACTGTCTTTACCACCATGGGCTCCATGGCCTCCTTTGCAATAATCGGTATCAAACCCATCCGCTGGCTTGGGCTCTCCTGTGCCGCTGTAGTCCTGACGGTATTCGTCTATGTATTCACGCTCATCCCGATTCTTATGAGTTTCGGGAAGGACCGTCCCCGAAAGAAACTGAGAAAAACCGATCACACAACAGGGACCGAAGCCTTCTTCTCTACCCTGGGAGAATGGGTTTTACGAAGGCGGCGGGGAGTTTCTGTCTTCTTCATTGTCGCCGCCCTGATCGCCCTGCCGGGGTTTTCCCGCATCAACGTCAATGTTGATGGATTCGAGTTCATGGGACTGAAGGTTCCTTACATTCAGAGGGTCTATTCCATCGCCACATCAAAACTGGGCTCCTACCTTACCTATAACATAACTTTCAAGTTCGACGAACCCGATGCAATTAAAGACCCGGAGGTCCTCAGACGCTTCGAGATGATTCTTGACCGTGTCGGCGAGTTCGAACTCACGAAAAAAAGTGCCGGAGTACCCAAGATCTTCTCCATTCTCGATATCGTCAAAGAGATGAACCAGACTCTCAATGAGGATGACCCTGCCTGTTATGATGTTCCGGATGGCCGCGATATGATCGCCCAACTGCTTTTTCTGTATGAAATTTCCGGCGGAACAAAAACCTACAAATGGGTAGACGAAGAGTACTCCCTGCTCAGAGGACAGGTGAATGTTTCCCGCTTCGATTCCAGCGAAATCAGCTACGAACTGGAGCAGATCGAAGCAATGGCGGAAGAGCTTATACCGGAGGCCGATCTGGCCGTCGTAGGAAGCGCCGTCCGCTTCGCAGCAATGAACGATAAAATCGTCATTGGAGAGCTGAAATCCTTCCTTGCAGCTCTGTTCATTATCGCCATACTGCTGGCTCTGGTTTTCACAAGCATTACTACCGGCCTGATCGGTCTGATTCCGAACATAACCCCGGTCATTGCAATCGGCGGAGTCATGGGCTATTTCGACTTCCAGCTGGATATGATGACCATGGTTATCATGCCCATGCTTCTTGGTATCGCTGTAGACGATACCATTCACTTCATCAACCAGATAAAATATGAGTTTGAGATTACAGGAGACTATCACACCGCGATAATCAATGCATTTGCAGGTATTGGAAAAACGCTTGCCATGACTACCGTGATCCTCTCCTTCTCATTCGGTGCCTACGCCTTCTCTACGGTGCAGACCCTGCACCATGTCGGACTGCTTGCACCCCTGGGGCTGATTACAGCTTTGGTGGCCGATTATCTGATGACTCCGGCACTTATCATAATAACAAAACCTTTTGGTCAGGAATTTATAAACCTTCCAGGGCCCGAAGAAACAGAAAACAGAGAACCAGTTTTAACAAAGGAGACCTGA
- a CDS encoding serine hydrolase domain-containing protein: MKESVQEFLRKKIEQGLFPGSQILVSHQGEVLVDLNMGSMLKDSSNPKDTVKAETLFNIESITKVMVTLPIVFKLIEQGRLRLDDRIERYLPEFGTTAQKKRVSIRDLLNFAGGIPMDDPAGSEAAAAAGDVQKSWDLHYSQDLAHPPGTKILYSDVACRILGKALERIMGTSLADAASEWFFSPLGMKNTAFNPADKSSCAATGVSDRGRILRGKICQDLEHDLGEVLGSDGLFSTAHDMLVFSRMLLSGGIYNEQRIFAEPSVAKMTKGVTNSDLFQSPSSYLHYIVGGPKTWFWEYADSRFSFFGDLVSDRAIGKMGGAGTFLLIDPAYELIIIYLTNYGQPERSLEGDEGWNKFFHDIDVMGLCNMVLGNLAS; encoded by the coding sequence ATGAAGGAATCAGTGCAGGAGTTTCTTCGCAAAAAGATTGAACAGGGCCTGTTTCCGGGATCCCAGATTCTTGTCAGTCATCAGGGAGAAGTCCTTGTTGATCTGAATATGGGATCAATGCTGAAAGACTCCAGTAATCCGAAAGACACAGTAAAGGCGGAAACACTCTTTAATATCGAATCGATAACGAAGGTTATGGTCACCCTGCCGATCGTCTTCAAGCTGATAGAACAGGGCAGACTGCGACTGGATGACAGGATAGAACGCTATCTTCCCGAATTCGGAACAACGGCACAAAAGAAAAGAGTGAGTATCCGGGACCTCCTGAATTTTGCCGGAGGAATCCCGATGGATGATCCTGCAGGCAGCGAAGCAGCTGCCGCGGCGGGGGATGTGCAGAAATCCTGGGACCTTCACTACAGCCAGGACCTTGCCCATCCCCCGGGAACGAAAATCCTATACAGCGATGTCGCCTGCAGAATCCTCGGAAAAGCCCTGGAAAGAATCATGGGAACATCCCTGGCCGACGCCGCATCAGAGTGGTTTTTTTCTCCCCTGGGAATGAAAAATACAGCATTCAATCCGGCGGATAAATCCTCCTGCGCGGCCACAGGGGTCTCGGACAGGGGCCGTATTTTACGGGGAAAAATCTGTCAGGATCTGGAACATGATCTTGGCGAAGTACTCGGCTCGGACGGACTGTTTTCTACCGCTCATGATATGCTTGTCTTCTCCCGGATGCTGTTGAGCGGAGGCATCTACAACGAACAGAGGATCTTTGCAGAACCCAGCGTTGCTAAAATGACAAAAGGGGTGACCAATTCTGACCTGTTCCAATCGCCGTCTTCGTATCTGCACTATATTGTCGGCGGACCAAAAACCTGGTTCTGGGAATATGCTGATTCTCGATTCTCCTTCTTTGGTGACCTTGTATCGGATCGGGCAATAGGAAAAATGGGAGGCGCCGGAACCTTTCTTCTCATTGACCCGGCTTACGAGCTGATCATTATCTACCTTACCAACTACGGTCAGCCGGAACGCTCGCTTGAAGGAGACGAGGGATGGAATAAGTTTTTTCATGACATCGATGTAATGGGATTATGCAACATGGTGCTGGGGAACCTTGCCTCCTAG